Proteins from a single region of Stappia sp. ES.058:
- a CDS encoding TRAP transporter small permease, producing MTALGRGLRRFLDGLYLLGGALAALSLVTILAIIMGQMVARWTGLTFPGATSYAGYAMAAASFFAFAHALNHGAHIRVSILLNALGTRRRWLEIWCFAIGTALAWFVARYAIKATYWSWKFNDLSQGQDATPLWIPQTAMAIGAVLLAIAMTDHFVRVLFLGNAGIKSDTAEQSHGE from the coding sequence ATGACAGCTCTCGGACGCGGATTGCGCCGGTTCCTGGACGGACTGTATCTGCTTGGCGGCGCTCTGGCCGCTCTCAGCCTCGTCACGATTCTCGCAATCATCATGGGCCAGATGGTCGCGCGCTGGACCGGGCTGACCTTTCCCGGCGCGACGAGCTACGCCGGCTACGCCATGGCCGCGGCCTCCTTCTTCGCCTTCGCCCATGCGCTCAATCACGGTGCCCACATCCGCGTCAGCATCCTGCTGAACGCGCTCGGGACCCGGCGCCGCTGGCTGGAGATCTGGTGTTTCGCCATCGGCACGGCGCTTGCCTGGTTCGTCGCCCGCTACGCGATCAAGGCGACCTACTGGTCGTGGAAATTCAACGACCTCAGCCAGGGACAGGATGCGACCCCCTTGTGGATCCCGCAGACCGCCATGGCGATCGGTGCCGTTCTGCTCGCCATCGCGATGACGGACCACTTCGTCCGCGTCCTGTTCCTCGGCAACGCGGGCATCAAGTCCGACACCGCCGAACAAAGCCACGGAGAGTGA
- a CDS encoding TRAP transporter substrate-binding protein, which produces MKTLIKSTALASTALIAVAFAAPAAAEKWDMPLAYSASNFHSENAAVFAACVTEGTGGDIEIVTHPGGSLFGGAEIKRAVQTGQVQIGERLLSAHANEDPLFGIDSIPFLATSFDDSVKLWSAAEDAVGAALEEQNLVMLYTVPWPPQGMYFNKPVDSVADMEGLKFRAYNAATAKLAELTGMLPVQIEAAEVSQAFATGVAESMVSSGATGYDRKLWENVSHFYAVDAWLPRNAVMVNKDAWDGLSDDNKEVVRGCAATAEAEGLDKAKAYTTFTLEGLAENGMTVGDPSDKLKADLAEIGETMTAEWLESAGDKGKTIVDAYKAM; this is translated from the coding sequence ATGAAGACACTCATCAAGTCCACCGCCCTTGCCTCGACCGCATTGATCGCGGTCGCCTTTGCCGCGCCGGCAGCGGCGGAAAAGTGGGACATGCCGCTGGCCTACTCGGCCTCCAACTTCCACTCCGAGAACGCAGCGGTCTTCGCCGCCTGCGTCACCGAGGGCACCGGCGGCGACATCGAGATCGTCACCCATCCGGGCGGCTCGCTGTTCGGCGGCGCGGAAATCAAGCGCGCGGTCCAGACCGGCCAGGTGCAGATCGGCGAGCGCCTGCTGTCGGCCCATGCCAATGAGGATCCGCTGTTCGGCATCGACAGCATTCCCTTCCTCGCAACCTCCTTCGACGATTCCGTCAAGCTGTGGTCGGCGGCGGAAGACGCCGTCGGCGCCGCGCTGGAAGAGCAGAACCTGGTGATGCTCTACACCGTGCCGTGGCCGCCCCAGGGCATGTATTTCAACAAGCCGGTGGACTCGGTCGCCGACATGGAAGGCCTGAAGTTCCGCGCCTACAACGCCGCGACCGCCAAGCTCGCCGAACTGACCGGCATGCTGCCCGTCCAGATCGAGGCGGCGGAAGTGTCGCAGGCCTTCGCCACCGGCGTCGCGGAATCCATGGTCTCCTCCGGCGCCACCGGCTACGATCGCAAGCTTTGGGAAAACGTCTCGCATTTCTACGCGGTCGACGCCTGGCTGCCGCGCAACGCCGTGATGGTCAACAAGGACGCCTGGGACGGCCTGTCCGATGACAACAAGGAAGTCGTCCGCGGCTGTGCCGCAACCGCCGAGGCGGAAGGCCTCGACAAGGCCAAGGCCTACACCACTTTCACGCTGGAAGGCCTCGCCGAAAACGGCATGACGGTTGGCGATCCGAGCGACAAGCTCAAGGCGGATCTCGCCGAGATCGGCGAGACGATGACGGCCGAGTGGCTTGAATCGGCCGGCGACAAGGGCAAGACCATCGTCGATGCCTACAAGGCGATGTAA
- a CDS encoding TRAP transporter large permease: MESFAPVILFLFVLFLLLGTGVWVGLALVGVAFVGVELFTSRPAGDAMITVIWASSSSWTLTALPLFIWMGEILYRTRLSEDMFRGLSPFMAKLPGGLVHTNIVGCTVFAAVSGSSAATLTTVGKMSIPELRRRNYPEHMVIGTLAGAATLGLMIPPSLILIVYGVTINESITKLFMAGVLPGLVLASMFMGYVAIYAKLSKNYKPDPEPPMTFMEKIRNARFLIPVMMLILVVIGSMYAGFATATEAAAIGVIGALTLAAWQGSLNWSTFIDSLMGATRTSAMIALILAGAAFLTLSMGFTGLPRAIAEFIASMELSRFELLMALLVFYIVIGCFLDGISAVVLTMAVVEPMVRAAGIDMIWFGIFVVIVVEMAQITPPIGFNLFVLQGITRHEMGYISKAALPMFAIMVAMVFVLIAVPELATWLPENMRNRP, encoded by the coding sequence ATGGAATCCTTCGCTCCCGTCATTCTCTTTCTCTTCGTCCTGTTCCTGCTGCTCGGCACCGGCGTGTGGGTCGGCCTCGCGCTCGTCGGCGTCGCCTTCGTGGGTGTGGAACTCTTCACCTCGCGCCCGGCGGGCGATGCCATGATCACCGTGATCTGGGCCTCGTCGTCGTCCTGGACCCTGACCGCACTGCCGCTCTTCATCTGGATGGGCGAGATTCTTTATCGAACCCGCCTGTCGGAGGACATGTTCCGCGGCCTGTCGCCCTTCATGGCCAAGTTGCCGGGCGGGCTTGTGCACACCAACATCGTCGGCTGCACGGTGTTCGCCGCCGTCTCCGGCTCTTCGGCGGCGACGCTGACGACCGTCGGCAAGATGTCGATCCCCGAGCTCAGGCGACGCAATTATCCCGAACACATGGTGATCGGCACGCTCGCGGGTGCGGCGACCCTCGGACTGATGATCCCGCCATCGCTGATCCTCATCGTCTATGGGGTGACCATCAACGAATCCATCACCAAGCTGTTCATGGCCGGCGTTCTGCCGGGACTGGTGCTGGCCAGTATGTTCATGGGCTATGTGGCGATCTACGCGAAGCTGTCGAAAAACTACAAGCCGGATCCCGAACCGCCCATGACCTTCATGGAAAAAATCCGCAACGCCCGCTTCCTGATCCCGGTGATGATGCTGATCCTCGTGGTCATCGGCTCGATGTATGCGGGCTTCGCCACCGCGACGGAGGCCGCCGCCATCGGCGTCATAGGAGCGCTCACCCTCGCCGCCTGGCAGGGATCGCTCAACTGGTCGACCTTCATCGACAGTCTGATGGGCGCGACCCGGACCTCCGCGATGATCGCACTGATCCTCGCGGGTGCGGCCTTCCTGACGCTGTCGATGGGCTTCACCGGTCTGCCGAGGGCGATTGCGGAATTCATCGCGTCGATGGAGCTGTCGCGCTTCGAGCTCCTGATGGCGCTTCTCGTCTTCTACATCGTCATCGGCTGCTTTCTCGACGGCATCTCCGCCGTGGTGCTGACGATGGCGGTGGTCGAACCCATGGTGCGCGCGGCCGGCATCGACATGATCTGGTTCGGCATCTTCGTCGTGATCGTCGTGGAAATGGCGCAGATCACGCCGCCCATCGGCTTCAACCTGTTCGTGCTTCAGGGCATCACCCGGCACGAGATGGGTTATATCTCGAAGGCGGCGCTTCCGATGTTCGCGATCATGGTGGCGATGGTCTTTGTCCTGATCGCCGTCCCAGAGCTCGCGACCTGGCTGCCGGAGAACATGCGCAACCGACCGTGA